A portion of the Bacteroidota bacterium genome contains these proteins:
- a CDS encoding endonuclease domain-containing protein, whose protein sequence is MDSRKKKLPRHKRQRRRPPPALLHVRKRRRIIPYHPWLVPLARNLRNNSTTSEILLWQHLKRWQMHGYDFHRQRPVDRYILDFFCVELMLAIEIDGMSHELKNRRERDVERQNRLEQLVIYIMRFDDLEVKQNMDKVLDSISNWIEMQENS, encoded by the coding sequence ATGGATTCTAGAAAGAAGAAGTTACCTCGTCACAAGAGACAGCGCCGGCGGCCCCCGCCGGCGCTGCTGCATGTTCGCAAGCGCAGACGCATTATTCCCTACCATCCGTGGCTCGTCCCACTGGCACGCAACCTGCGCAACAACAGCACCACGTCAGAAATACTCCTCTGGCAGCACCTCAAGCGGTGGCAGATGCATGGGTACGACTTCCATCGGCAACGTCCTGTTGACAGATATATCCTCGACTTCTTCTGCGTCGAGTTGATGCTCGCGATCGAAATTGATGGGATGAGCCATGAACTGAAAAACCGACGCGAGCGCGATGTTGAGCGGCAAAACCGCCTTGAGCAGCTTGTTATCTATATAATGCGGTTTGATGACCTGGAGGTGAAGCAAAACATGGATAAAGTACTGGATTCCATCTCAAACTGGATTGAGATGCAGGAGAACTCTTGA
- a CDS encoding sulfatase, with the protein MRYCLLFLLLLGCKPEAPPNIILIFADDLGYADLGSYGATTINTPHLDALAADGVRLTNFYVSSPVCSASRAALLTGSYHRRVGISGALNPHSKRGLNNDEITIAEMLKPQGYATAAVGKWHLGHLEPFLPTNHGFDSYFGIPYSNDMSPDPANNPRERARKWPPLPLVQGLDTIEKEPNQSMITQRYTSKAVDFIKAHTDQPFFLYLAHTMPHVPLYTAPEFQGTSVQGAYGDVIQEIDWSTGELLKTLEEEGLADNTLVIFTSDNGPWRVFGNHGGECGPLRGRKGSVWECGIRVPFIARWPGHIPASSVQDAPAMTIDMLPTLAQLSRSSYPADKIDGKNVWPLLTGQSSTSPHKTLFFYYAQQLQALRHDDWKLQLPHTYRKVDIVGADGMPGTYTFPATGLELYNLATNPGESIDVASAHPELVAYLTGLADSMRHVLGDKPLNITGSGIRPASNIE; encoded by the coding sequence ATGCGATACTGCCTCCTTTTCCTCCTCCTGCTCGGCTGCAAACCGGAAGCACCACCCAACATCATTCTCATTTTTGCAGACGACCTCGGGTATGCCGACCTCGGTTCTTACGGCGCAACAACCATCAACACCCCTCACCTCGACGCGCTTGCAGCGGACGGGGTTCGTCTAACGAACTTCTACGTCTCTTCTCCCGTCTGCTCGGCTTCACGGGCAGCGCTTTTGACAGGGAGCTACCATCGCCGAGTCGGCATTAGCGGTGCCCTGAATCCGCACAGTAAACGCGGCCTCAACAACGATGAGATCACAATAGCAGAAATGCTTAAACCCCAGGGGTATGCGACAGCAGCCGTGGGCAAGTGGCATCTTGGACACCTAGAACCCTTTCTCCCCACGAACCACGGGTTCGATAGCTATTTCGGTATTCCTTATTCCAACGACATGAGCCCAGACCCGGCAAACAATCCCCGGGAACGCGCAAGAAAATGGCCGCCCCTACCGCTCGTTCAAGGCCTGGATACCATCGAAAAAGAGCCCAACCAATCGATGATCACGCAGCGCTATACAAGCAAGGCTGTAGACTTCATCAAAGCACATACGGACCAACCCTTTTTCCTGTATCTCGCCCATACCATGCCGCACGTACCCTTGTATACGGCACCGGAATTCCAGGGCACTTCTGTACAAGGTGCTTATGGTGATGTCATCCAGGAGATAGACTGGTCTACGGGTGAACTCCTTAAAACGCTCGAAGAAGAAGGGCTGGCAGATAACACATTGGTGATATTCACTTCAGACAATGGTCCCTGGCGTGTATTTGGCAACCACGGGGGCGAATGCGGGCCCCTGCGCGGCCGCAAAGGATCTGTTTGGGAATGTGGTATTCGCGTGCCTTTTATCGCCCGGTGGCCAGGTCACATTCCAGCTTCCTCTGTACAGGATGCGCCGGCCATGACCATTGATATGCTGCCAACGCTGGCGCAGCTTTCCAGATCATCCTACCCGGCAGATAAGATAGATGGTAAAAATGTGTGGCCACTACTGACGGGCCAGTCGTCAACCAGTCCCCACAAAACCCTCTTTTTCTATTACGCGCAACAATTGCAGGCTTTGCGTCATGACGACTGGAAACTCCAACTCCCGCATACCTATCGCAAGGTCGATATAGTTGGCGCGGATGGTATGCCCGGTACGTATACCTTCCCCGCAACCGGTCTCGAACTCTACAATCTTGCAACCAACCCCGGTGAATCAATTGATGTCGCATCCGCACACCCTGAGCTGGTGGCGTACCTCACCGGGCTTGCTGATTCCATGCGGCACGTACTTGGCGACAAGCCACTCAACATCACAGGCTCCGGCATCCGACCGGCCAGCAATATCGAGTAA